The following proteins are encoded in a genomic region of Anaerolineales bacterium:
- a CDS encoding 2-dehydropantoate 2-reductase, which produces MRYLVIGSGAVGGYLGGRLALSGQPVLFLARPPQAEALRRSGLTLVEGGQAARLAEMKLESDLSSACSAFDPQVILIAVKAYALEAVIESLHRLPAPIPPLVCLLNGIGNEQRLSEAFGAGQVIAAALTTAVQVPSPGTVRVEKLRGLGLHSGHSLAPELLAELAAAGVNPRLVADAASLKWSKLLTNLVSNATSAILHWTPAQVYAHPGLYRLEVEALRETVRLMRGKGIPAVNLPGVPTAWFARLVGWPPGLSRPILLRAVTSGRGDKLPSLVYDLERRRSEVEWLNGAVAQHAQASGMAAPANRLLCNLLLALVGGAEDPQAYRGQPQRLLARAAAAGVPGVTGYNPAG; this is translated from the coding sequence ATGCGCTACCTGGTAATCGGCAGCGGCGCAGTGGGCGGCTACCTCGGCGGACGGCTGGCGCTCTCGGGCCAGCCGGTTCTGTTTCTGGCGCGGCCGCCTCAAGCCGAGGCCCTGCGCCGCTCCGGGCTGACGCTGGTCGAAGGCGGCCAGGCTGCCCGGCTGGCCGAGATGAAGCTCGAGTCGGATCTCTCGTCCGCGTGCTCCGCGTTCGATCCGCAGGTGATCCTGATCGCGGTCAAGGCGTACGCGCTGGAGGCGGTGATTGAGAGTTTGCACCGCCTGCCCGCTCCCATTCCCCCGCTGGTGTGCTTGCTGAACGGCATCGGCAATGAGCAGCGTCTGTCGGAGGCCTTCGGCGCCGGCCAGGTGATCGCGGCCGCGCTGACAACGGCGGTGCAAGTGCCTTCGCCCGGGACCGTGCGGGTGGAGAAGTTGCGCGGCCTCGGCCTGCATTCGGGCCACAGCCTGGCGCCTGAGCTGCTCGCCGAGCTGGCTGCCGCCGGAGTCAACCCGCGCTTGGTTGCCGATGCCGCCTCCTTGAAATGGTCGAAGCTGCTGACCAATCTGGTGTCGAATGCCACCTCGGCCATCCTGCACTGGACCCCGGCGCAGGTGTACGCCCATCCCGGGCTGTACCGGTTGGAAGTCGAGGCGCTGCGGGAGACGGTACGCCTGATGCGTGGCAAGGGGATCCCGGCGGTGAACCTGCCTGGCGTTCCGACAGCCTGGTTCGCCCGGCTGGTGGGCTGGCCCCCTGGCCTGTCCCGTCCGATCCTATTGCGGGCCGTCACCTCCGGTCGGGGAGACAAGCTCCCCTCACTTGTCTACGATCTGGAGCGGCGCCGCAGCGAGGTCGAGTGGTTGAACGGCGCCGTGGCCCAGCACGCACAGGCGTCGGGCATGGCTGCCCCGGCCAACCGCCTGTTGTGTAATCTGCTGCTGGCGTTGGTCGGCGGCGCCGAGGACCCGCAGGCGTATCGCGGCCAACCGCAGCGATTGCTGGCGCGCGCCGCCGCCGCCGGCGTCCCCGGCGTTACAGGGTATAATCCCGCCGGCTAG